One window from the genome of Pandoraea fibrosis encodes:
- a CDS encoding cupredoxin domain-containing protein translates to MAALVVTLLALGAPSLARADDLPTFRLEMNNGKLNPARIEVPAGKRIKIEVHNTGTNAVEFESLQLRKEKVLAPGAQSFVVIAPLQPGEYKFFDDFHQQAQGVIVAK, encoded by the coding sequence ATGGCGGCCCTGGTGGTGACTCTGTTGGCGTTGGGCGCACCGTCGCTTGCCCGTGCCGATGACTTGCCGACCTTCAGGCTGGAAATGAACAACGGCAAACTCAATCCGGCGCGCATCGAAGTGCCGGCCGGCAAGCGCATCAAGATCGAGGTACACAACACCGGAACGAATGCCGTCGAGTTTGAAAGTCTGCAACTGCGCAAGGAAAAGGTGCTGGCACCGGGCGCACAGTCGTTCGTGGTGATCGCACCGTTGCAGCCCGGCGAGTACAAGTTTTTCGACGATTTCCATCAGCAGGCGCAAGGCGTGATCGTCGCCAAGTAA